A stretch of the Bacillus sp. B-jedd genome encodes the following:
- a CDS encoding S8 family serine peptidase: MKKASIFLSLLMIFSIFIQSVQLAGPERASAAGTAVIEPGMLAKLASATEPQQVIVTFKENAGGQPKILSVLKESGLVKGVVLNELPIAGVLATKAQIEKLAQNENVLSIYPNKKLKYENKEATELTGVDRLRTEPSFTKLNGGMPVDGSGIGVVINDSGVDGTHKDIEFGGHLVQNVLGATNLNALSELLPVTWVENVPNTDTSSGHGTHVAGIVGGTGAMSKGDYEGVAPGAKLIGYGSGAAVAMLDTLGGFDYALTHQAEYNIRVITNSWGDTGDAGTDFDPFDPINIATKKLYDRGIVTVFSAGNSGPGDSTISGNYKKAPWVITIAAGTKQGQLADFSSRGVKGKGGTVTVGSETWKWEDRPTVTSPGETIISTRVISPIAALGATDDVNLIPPAYLPYYTTMSGTSMAAPHVAGIVALVLDANPSLSPLEVKKIIEQTATNMPGYEPWEVGSGYVNAYAAVDAALNGTEYGSVLNMNRAFNSNAQMTVNSNKATIDFSPMNLKNEVSFAVGSGQTELVARMNAYGLLGQTGNPVNLVLTAPDGTRYTSGISVLFTLYPDRTVQVMNPVPGTWKASIEGLQGLLALPEKVDVELVTKTAGSFSGLNDITGHPAESAIKLAVSDRLIDGKSTKNFDPDAALKRSELANYLVMGAGVRQQLPLNGTSSVSDVKAADRLYVEAVLGKGAALKNVTQNQKGVMLPSAAGKFSPDEKVTRAQLAYSLVQALGLEDKANELKGQELTVQYNGTRVPIQDAANVPAELRGHVQLALDLNILNAYFSTVQDRYALKPTITAKFEPGKTVTRADYAVAITRYFASWHPAAE, encoded by the coding sequence ATGAAAAAGGCTTCTATTTTCCTGTCCTTACTTATGATTTTCAGTATATTTATCCAATCCGTCCAGCTTGCAGGTCCAGAGCGGGCCAGCGCGGCCGGAACCGCTGTAATAGAGCCGGGGATGCTGGCAAAACTGGCCTCTGCCACCGAGCCCCAGCAAGTCATAGTCACCTTTAAAGAAAATGCCGGCGGCCAGCCTAAAATACTATCCGTTTTGAAAGAATCGGGACTGGTAAAAGGGGTTGTCCTGAACGAGCTGCCGATTGCCGGAGTATTGGCCACAAAAGCACAGATTGAAAAGCTTGCCCAGAATGAAAATGTGCTATCGATTTATCCGAATAAAAAGCTCAAATATGAAAATAAAGAAGCAACCGAACTGACAGGAGTGGATCGCCTCAGAACCGAACCTTCCTTTACAAAGTTAAATGGGGGGATGCCTGTCGACGGGAGCGGAATTGGCGTTGTCATTAATGACAGCGGTGTTGATGGAACTCATAAAGATATCGAATTCGGCGGCCACCTTGTCCAAAATGTACTCGGAGCGACAAACCTGAATGCTTTGAGTGAGCTTTTGCCAGTGACGTGGGTTGAAAATGTCCCTAATACTGACACGAGTTCCGGGCATGGAACGCATGTAGCCGGAATCGTTGGCGGAACCGGAGCGATGTCAAAAGGGGATTACGAAGGTGTCGCCCCTGGCGCGAAGCTGATTGGCTACGGATCAGGAGCAGCGGTCGCGATGCTCGATACGCTCGGCGGTTTCGACTATGCGCTTACCCATCAGGCCGAATACAATATTCGTGTCATTACAAACTCATGGGGAGATACGGGCGATGCGGGAACTGATTTTGACCCATTCGACCCAATCAATATCGCCACGAAAAAGCTTTATGACCGTGGCATTGTTACTGTCTTTTCAGCAGGGAACTCGGGGCCTGGCGATTCCACTATATCCGGGAACTATAAAAAGGCCCCATGGGTCATTACAATCGCAGCCGGGACAAAGCAGGGCCAGCTTGCCGACTTTTCATCGCGCGGTGTAAAAGGAAAAGGCGGTACGGTCACAGTGGGATCCGAGACATGGAAATGGGAGGACCGCCCTACGGTGACATCGCCGGGTGAAACGATTATTTCCACCCGCGTCATTTCTCCAATTGCCGCACTTGGGGCAACTGATGATGTCAACCTCATCCCGCCAGCTTATCTGCCATACTATACAACAATGAGCGGCACGTCGATGGCGGCACCGCATGTCGCGGGAATCGTTGCACTGGTACTGGATGCCAATCCGTCGTTATCGCCGCTTGAAGTAAAGAAAATTATTGAGCAGACTGCGACCAATATGCCAGGCTACGAGCCTTGGGAGGTTGGCTCAGGCTACGTCAATGCTTATGCGGCTGTTGATGCGGCGTTAAATGGCACGGAATATGGTTCTGTATTGAATATGAACCGGGCATTCAATTCCAATGCGCAAATGACAGTGAACTCCAATAAGGCAACCATCGATTTCAGTCCTATGAATCTTAAAAATGAAGTTTCGTTCGCTGTTGGTTCAGGGCAGACCGAACTCGTCGCCCGTATGAATGCTTACGGCCTTCTTGGCCAAACGGGCAACCCGGTCAACCTCGTGCTTACGGCGCCTGATGGGACTCGTTACACATCAGGAATATCGGTATTGTTCACTTTATATCCTGACCGTACTGTCCAGGTTATGAACCCGGTACCTGGAACTTGGAAGGCAAGTATCGAAGGGCTCCAGGGACTGCTTGCCCTTCCGGAAAAAGTGGATGTCGAGCTCGTGACGAAAACAGCGGGAAGCTTCAGCGGCTTGAATGACATTACCGGCCACCCCGCTGAATCTGCCATTAAGCTTGCTGTCAGCGACAGGCTAATTGACGGTAAAAGTACAAAGAACTTTGATCCGGATGCAGCTTTGAAGCGTTCCGAGCTGGCAAACTATCTTGTCATGGGAGCGGGGGTGCGCCAGCAGCTTCCTTTAAATGGAACATCAAGTGTCTCCGACGTCAAAGCAGCTGACCGACTGTACGTCGAAGCGGTTCTTGGCAAGGGTGCCGCCCTGAAAAATGTCACGCAGAACCAAAAGGGGGTCATGCTTCCCTCCGCTGCCGGAAAGTTTTCTCCGGATGAAAAAGTGACCCGCGCCCAGCTTGCTTATTCCCTCGTGCAGGCACTGGGCCTTGAAGATAAAGCCAATGAATTGAAAGGACAGGAGCTGACCGTCCAATA
- a CDS encoding response regulator, whose product MIKLMLVDDHAVLRDGLKNILDLESDIKVVGEAVSGSDALAKVPELMPDVILMDINIPDKNGIEVTGILKKDFPSIKILMLTMFDHDEYFMSAIREGADGYLLKDAPSEHVIEAIRSVARGQSVIAPSMTKKFLNFNQQAPEPPKEKKDELLTEREREVLLCLVQGMNNKEIAQELFISDKTVKIHVSKIFKKLDVKSRSQVVIYAVQNQLVPLP is encoded by the coding sequence ATGATCAAGCTGATGCTGGTCGATGACCATGCGGTGCTCCGTGACGGGTTGAAGAATATCCTCGACCTCGAATCGGACATCAAGGTTGTCGGGGAGGCGGTTTCCGGCAGTGATGCACTGGCCAAAGTCCCCGAACTTATGCCGGATGTCATTTTGATGGATATCAATATTCCTGATAAAAATGGAATTGAAGTGACCGGGATTTTAAAAAAGGATTTTCCGTCAATCAAAATTCTCATGCTGACGATGTTCGACCATGATGAATATTTTATGTCAGCGATCCGTGAAGGGGCTGACGGCTATTTGCTGAAGGACGCTCCTTCCGAGCATGTCATCGAAGCAATCCGGTCCGTAGCCCGGGGACAGTCTGTCATCGCTCCTTCCATGACGAAAAAGTTTCTCAATTTCAACCAGCAGGCTCCCGAGCCGCCAAAGGAGAAAAAAGATGAGTTACTGACTGAACGGGAAAGAGAAGTGCTTCTCTGTCTTGTCCAGGGGATGAATAATAAGGAAATCGCCCAGGAACTTTTCATCAGTGACAAAACAGTGAAAATCCACGTCAGCAAAATATTCAAAAAGCTCGATGTAAAAAGCCGTTCCCAAGTCGTCATTTATGCCGTCCAAAACCAGCTCGTCCCCTTGCCGTAA
- a CDS encoding GAF domain-containing sensor histidine kinase — MAAKGWLNRKEMVARYLMMAISLAGGLLLLYALFGMEPPNEPLILILLVIFLCVIEFYPMPVWRGFTTISFPLVYAIFVMHGVEYAVWSYAFAVFGVNVVRRRPVRIIFFNPAQLVISFYGAVWLSGKMMDLTILDSQSAVVGGLLHITAAIIVFYFINNLLVDLILVVRPQPYTIMMWRQKTLQEGNSLLVSYVYLVLFVVLGNQNRGEIDVITFFFFFAPLVGFALLSSIIVRLRKEKAKLKALFRISSELNKKIASEDWLGFLGKNLPEFIDVDACILWTKQNGKWERRYSAGLVNEETELDNTQAAALESVRHMVIYHNSRKQAGPATGFFLSEIRTKMYAPLMLEDELLGLFVFGRSRTKSFTEDDIQSAVTLANQLAVLLKTKWLFSEEEKRLILEERNRIARDIHDGVAQTLAGAVLNLETAERKFLKAPDDSLKLVHESTDKLRKSLREVRESIYALRPYPTERVGLLTAIQSRIEAVRKEHEVEIVLERRGAEFELSSMTEKVIFDIFQESVQNALKHAKAVKIEIMLSFQRENVFLKIKDNGIGFSLFQAMIKARNEPHFGILHMNEAAEKIKASLQIDSKEGNGTEITLTVPRMGIEGGEVNDQADAGR; from the coding sequence ATGGCTGCTAAGGGGTGGTTGAATCGGAAGGAAATGGTGGCAAGATACTTGATGATGGCTATATCGCTTGCCGGTGGCCTGCTTCTTCTTTATGCCCTTTTTGGTATGGAGCCGCCAAATGAGCCTTTGATCCTGATTCTTCTGGTCATTTTCCTTTGCGTCATCGAATTTTATCCAATGCCGGTCTGGCGGGGCTTCACAACCATTTCTTTCCCTTTAGTGTATGCCATCTTTGTCATGCATGGTGTGGAATACGCCGTCTGGTCTTATGCGTTTGCAGTATTTGGTGTCAATGTTGTAAGAAGAAGGCCGGTCAGGATCATTTTTTTTAATCCGGCCCAGCTTGTCATCAGCTTTTACGGTGCGGTTTGGCTGTCCGGGAAGATGATGGATCTTACTATCCTGGATTCCCAGTCCGCTGTGGTTGGCGGGCTTCTCCATATTACCGCGGCAATCATTGTTTTTTACTTTATTAATAATTTGCTGGTGGACTTGATCCTCGTGGTCCGTCCTCAGCCTTATACAATCATGATGTGGAGGCAAAAAACACTTCAGGAAGGTAACAGCTTGCTCGTTTCTTATGTGTACCTTGTCCTGTTTGTCGTTCTTGGCAACCAGAACAGGGGAGAAATCGATGTCATTACTTTCTTTTTCTTTTTTGCTCCTCTCGTCGGCTTCGCGCTGCTGAGTTCCATCATTGTCAGGCTAAGGAAGGAAAAGGCCAAGCTGAAAGCGCTGTTCCGGATTTCCTCTGAATTGAATAAGAAAATTGCCTCAGAGGACTGGCTTGGATTCCTTGGAAAAAACCTCCCGGAATTTATCGATGTGGATGCTTGCATCCTTTGGACGAAGCAGAATGGTAAATGGGAAAGACGTTATTCAGCCGGGCTTGTGAATGAAGAAACGGAACTCGATAATACCCAGGCAGCGGCCCTCGAATCGGTCCGCCATATGGTGATTTATCATAACTCCAGAAAACAGGCGGGGCCAGCTACGGGCTTTTTCCTCAGTGAGATCAGAACGAAAATGTATGCGCCGCTCATGCTTGAGGATGAACTATTAGGGTTGTTTGTTTTTGGCCGGAGCAGGACAAAAAGTTTTACAGAAGACGATATCCAGTCCGCTGTTACACTTGCAAATCAGCTCGCTGTCCTGTTGAAAACAAAGTGGCTTTTTTCCGAGGAGGAAAAACGGCTTATTTTGGAGGAAAGGAACAGAATCGCGCGGGACATCCATGATGGAGTGGCGCAAACACTTGCCGGGGCGGTCTTGAATCTGGAAACGGCAGAACGGAAATTTTTAAAGGCACCCGACGATTCGCTCAAGCTTGTCCATGAAAGTACGGATAAACTCCGAAAAAGCCTGCGGGAGGTGCGGGAATCCATTTATGCGCTCCGCCCTTATCCGACAGAAAGGGTAGGGCTGCTGACGGCCATTCAGTCAAGGATTGAAGCTGTCAGGAAGGAACATGAGGTGGAAATCGTGTTGGAAAGAAGAGGCGCCGAATTTGAGTTAAGCTCCATGACCGAAAAGGTTATTTTCGACATATTCCAGGAGAGCGTACAAAATGCCCTGAAGCATGCCAAAGCGGTAAAAATCGAAATCATGCTCAGTTTCCAGCGGGAAAACGTCTTTTTGAAAATAAAAGATAACGGGATTGGCTTTTCTTTGTTCCAGGCGATGATCAAAGCAAGAAACGAACCGCATTTCGGCATTTTGCATATGAATGAAGCGGCTGAAAAAATAAAAGCATCCCTTCAAATTGACAGCAAGGAAGGGAACGGCACGGAAATTACGTTAACCGTTCCAAGAATGGGAATAGAAGGAGGAGAAGTGAATGATCAAGCTGATGCTGGTCGATGA
- a CDS encoding TIGR04190 family B12-binding domain/radical SAM domain protein — MKYDLVLLHAPSVYDFRKNSLLAGPISDVVPSSPVFEMYPIGLTSIADYLERYGLKVRIINIANRMLMDPNFDVEKKLRGINTRAFGIDLHWLPHAHGSIELAKIVKNLHPETPIVFGGLSSTYYHKELIEYPFIDFVMRGDSTEKLMLMLMNKLEFGNTRYEEIPNLTWKKGTEVGYNPLSYVPKDLDEFDVPGYRYTIRSVFKYKNFMDPLPYNGWLQYPNTAILTARGCTQKCLICGGSKEGYDTNCNRKSLALRSPAKLVEDIQFIQRFSRAPIFILHDIRQGGKKYVEEFFSRLKEIHLKNELVFELFQYADEKFFKQIHEAVPKYSIELTLETHDESIRRYNGKFNCTNEKVIDSLNFALKHGCKKIDLFFMVGIPGQTYQSVLENVDFAERIHLECNQDPRLYYFIAPLAPFLDPASAAFENPELHGYKKLCHTLEDHRKAITQPSWKHMLSYETVDMTRDDIVNSTYESARLLNEFKLKYGLIDQAGYDDIEHKIEKSMHYIERIDHLMTLPEAEYQLELATIKREIEELNKHSICGSNELKWEVQKNYANFFSLAMVGLEQLYEDYSIKLRKQFHPKVRHQVKLDV, encoded by the coding sequence ATGAAGTATGATTTAGTTCTCCTGCATGCCCCCAGTGTTTATGATTTTCGCAAAAACTCTTTGCTGGCCGGCCCGATTAGTGATGTGGTGCCTTCCTCCCCTGTTTTTGAAATGTATCCAATTGGGCTGACAAGCATCGCTGATTATCTTGAGCGATATGGCCTTAAGGTAAGAATTATTAATATTGCTAACCGGATGCTCATGGATCCTAACTTCGATGTAGAAAAAAAACTGCGCGGCATCAACACACGGGCTTTCGGTATCGATCTCCATTGGCTTCCCCATGCGCATGGAAGTATTGAGCTCGCAAAAATCGTGAAAAACCTGCATCCCGAAACTCCGATTGTCTTTGGAGGCCTTTCTTCCACCTATTATCATAAAGAGCTGATCGAGTATCCGTTCATTGATTTTGTCATGCGTGGCGATTCGACCGAAAAGCTGATGCTAATGCTGATGAACAAGTTGGAATTCGGCAATACACGGTATGAGGAAATACCGAATCTCACCTGGAAAAAAGGAACCGAGGTCGGTTATAATCCGCTATCCTACGTACCAAAAGACCTTGATGAATTCGATGTGCCCGGTTACCGTTATACCATCCGTTCTGTCTTTAAATATAAAAACTTCATGGATCCGCTTCCTTATAACGGCTGGCTGCAGTATCCCAATACCGCTATCCTGACCGCAAGGGGCTGCACACAGAAATGCCTGATTTGCGGCGGCTCGAAGGAAGGCTATGACACGAATTGCAACAGAAAATCACTTGCCCTCAGGTCCCCGGCAAAGCTTGTCGAGGATATCCAGTTTATCCAACGGTTCAGCCGGGCGCCTATTTTTATCCTCCATGACATCCGCCAGGGAGGCAAAAAATATGTTGAGGAGTTTTTCAGCCGCCTGAAGGAAATCCATCTGAAAAACGAGCTCGTTTTTGAACTGTTCCAATATGCGGATGAAAAGTTCTTTAAACAGATCCATGAGGCAGTCCCGAAATACAGCATTGAGCTGACACTCGAGACACATGATGAAAGCATCCGCAGGTATAATGGCAAATTCAATTGTACGAATGAGAAAGTCATCGACTCTCTTAATTTCGCCTTGAAGCATGGCTGCAAAAAGATTGACCTGTTTTTCATGGTCGGCATCCCTGGCCAAACGTATCAAAGCGTTCTTGAAAATGTCGATTTCGCGGAAAGGATCCATCTTGAATGCAACCAAGATCCACGGCTTTACTACTTTATTGCACCTCTCGCACCATTTCTCGATCCGGCAAGTGCGGCTTTTGAAAATCCCGAACTTCATGGTTATAAAAAGCTGTGCCACACATTGGAGGATCACCGGAAAGCGATAACCCAGCCATCATGGAAACATATGTTAAGCTATGAAACTGTTGATATGACCAGGGACGACATCGTCAATTCCACCTACGAATCAGCCAGGCTATTAAATGAATTCAAGCTCAAATATGGGCTGATCGACCAGGCAGGCTATGATGATATTGAACATAAAATCGAGAAATCGATGCATTATATTGAACGAATCGACCATCTGATGACTCTGCCTGAGGCGGAGTACCAGCTTGAACTTGCGACAATAAAGCGTGAAATCGAGGAACTGAATAAACACAGCATCTGCGGCAGCAACGAACTGAAATGGGAAGTCCAGAAAAACTATGCCAATTTCTTTTCATTGGCAATGGTTGGACTTGAACAGTTATATGAAGATTATTCAATTAAATTACGCAAGCAATTCCACCCGAAAGTGCGCCACCAAGTTAAGCTTGATGTTTAA
- a CDS encoding transporter substrate-binding domain-containing protein, with protein sequence MKIGKFFTFCLLSILLISGCAEKHEQEDGSKLIRKGEFAFAASGEFKPFSYMKDDLTMTGFDVEVGKAVAKELGLKPVPKRMKFKGIVEGVKTGRADAAVASHTINPQRSKHVSFSTPYYYSGPQIFVRPDSGIKTVEDLKGKEVAVAKGSTYADTASKYTSNLKMYDSDITALKALSIGRHDAVITDFVTGKSAAKEGFKIEGRQLIERSEQAIVLPQDNPELLKRVNEALEALRKDGTLEKISVKFFGEDITKKPDQ encoded by the coding sequence ATGAAAATTGGGAAGTTTTTTACCTTTTGCTTGCTGTCTATCCTGCTAATCTCAGGCTGTGCCGAAAAGCATGAGCAGGAAGATGGCTCTAAGCTAATCCGCAAGGGGGAATTTGCTTTTGCTGCCTCGGGCGAATTCAAGCCCTTCAGTTATATGAAGGATGATCTGACAATGACCGGCTTTGATGTGGAAGTCGGCAAGGCGGTTGCCAAAGAGCTTGGCCTTAAGCCTGTCCCTAAGCGGATGAAATTTAAAGGAATTGTGGAAGGCGTGAAAACAGGGAGAGCAGATGCCGCCGTCGCCTCACATACTATTAATCCCCAACGGAGCAAACACGTCTCCTTCTCGACACCTTACTACTACTCAGGCCCGCAAATTTTCGTTCGTCCAGATAGCGGTATTAAGACCGTCGAGGATTTAAAAGGAAAAGAGGTTGCTGTGGCAAAAGGATCCACGTATGCAGATACAGCCAGTAAGTATACGTCTAACCTGAAAATGTATGACAGTGATATTACCGCCCTTAAAGCACTTAGCATCGGAAGGCACGATGCCGTCATTACCGATTTCGTCACCGGGAAAAGCGCCGCCAAGGAAGGGTTTAAAATTGAAGGACGGCAGCTGATTGAGCGCAGTGAGCAGGCAATCGTCCTCCCGCAGGATAATCCGGAGCTTTTGAAAAGAGTCAACGAGGCGCTTGAAGCACTCCGCAAGGACGGAACGCTTGAAAAAATTTCAGTTAAATTCTTCGGAGAAGATATTACGAAAAAACCGGATCAATAA
- a CDS encoding amino acid ABC transporter permease, translating to MPSFSHFFKTLMSSSDLFMDAMLLTLKLTVVSVLVGIVIGLFFALLKISKVKWLGYISDVYIYLIRGTPLIVQIFILYFGISGIFLLPDFWAASLALAFHNGAYIAEIFRGSIQAVDQGQMEAGRSLGMSKNLAMRRIILPQAFRRALPPLGNQFIIGLKDSSLAAFISMNELFNVATTLGSNNFDEMTYLLIVAVYYLILVALLTFVVNRFEKRLAVSDR from the coding sequence TTGCCTAGTTTCTCTCATTTTTTCAAAACATTAATGAGCAGCAGCGATCTCTTTATGGACGCCATGCTCTTAACCTTAAAGCTGACCGTTGTATCCGTATTGGTCGGTATTGTCATCGGGCTGTTTTTCGCCCTCTTAAAGATATCAAAAGTAAAATGGCTCGGTTACATATCCGATGTGTACATTTACCTGATCAGGGGAACACCGCTGATCGTCCAGATCTTTATTTTATATTTCGGGATCAGCGGAATTTTCCTCCTGCCTGATTTTTGGGCCGCTTCTCTTGCCTTGGCGTTCCATAACGGCGCATACATCGCTGAAATCTTCCGCGGCTCGATTCAAGCTGTCGACCAGGGACAAATGGAAGCCGGCCGTTCACTCGGTATGAGCAAGAATCTTGCGATGCGGAGAATTATTTTGCCACAGGCGTTCCGCCGCGCCCTGCCGCCGCTTGGAAACCAGTTTATCATAGGTCTTAAAGATTCATCACTGGCCGCTTTCATCTCAATGAACGAACTATTTAATGTAGCAACCACTCTTGGATCGAATAACTTTGATGAAATGACCTATTTACTGATTGTAGCTGTTTACTACTTGATCCTTGTAGCCCTGCTCACATTCGTAGTCAACCGTTTCGAGAAGAGATTGGCAGTCAGTGACCGATAG